Proteins encoded within one genomic window of Companilactobacillus zhachilii:
- a CDS encoding SIS domain-containing protein, producing the protein MLSPKEIVAKIFKEESNIENVMFVGCGASMADLYPAKYFLEKNAKKLRVSLSTANEFNYDTPASLGKTSIVIVASLGGTTPESVEATKVASKAGAHVISVTNSEGSPLTENAEYVIVHGFHESYAAKTAKMKNVLILAVEILQASEKYAHYDEMMDALSKIDDLINESVKSVTPAAKTFAEKYKDDKLIYVLSSGATFDVAYSTASFLFMEMQWIAAPTLNTGEYFHGPFEMTETDVPYLLFMNDGPTRHLDARALTFLQRFDAKVTTIDAKDYGLASIASDNVIDYLNPMLITGVMRVYAEELAIARKHPLTKRRYMWKLEY; encoded by the coding sequence ATGTTATCACCAAAGGAAATTGTAGCTAAGATTTTTAAGGAAGAATCAAATATTGAAAATGTGATGTTCGTTGGCTGTGGGGCTTCAATGGCAGACTTGTATCCTGCAAAATATTTTTTGGAAAAGAATGCTAAAAAACTTAGAGTTAGTCTTTCAACGGCAAATGAATTTAATTATGATACACCCGCATCATTAGGTAAAACATCTATCGTTATTGTTGCTTCACTTGGTGGAACAACTCCTGAATCAGTTGAGGCAACCAAAGTAGCAAGCAAAGCTGGAGCACATGTGATTTCAGTTACAAATTCAGAAGGATCACCACTAACAGAAAATGCTGAGTATGTCATTGTTCATGGATTCCATGAAAGTTATGCAGCAAAGACAGCTAAGATGAAGAATGTTTTGATTTTAGCTGTGGAAATTCTTCAAGCAAGTGAAAAATATGCTCACTATGATGAAATGATGGATGCTTTAAGTAAGATTGATGATTTGATTAATGAATCAGTTAAATCTGTGACACCAGCAGCTAAGACCTTTGCCGAGAAATATAAGGATGATAAACTTATTTATGTCTTATCAAGTGGTGCTACGTTTGATGTTGCATACTCAACAGCTAGTTTCCTATTTATGGAAATGCAATGGATTGCAGCTCCAACGTTGAATACCGGTGAGTATTTCCATGGCCCATTTGAAATGACAGAAACCGATGTTCCATATTTACTATTTATGAATGATGGACCTACACGTCACTTGGATGCTCGTGCTTTAACTTTCTTACAAAGATTTGATGCTAAGGTAACAACAATTGATGCTAAAGATTATGGACTAGCTTCAATTGCTTCAGACAATGTAATTGACTATTTGAATCCTATGTTGATCACAGGTGTAATGCGTGTATATGCAGAGGAGTTAGCGATTGCAAGAAAACATCCACTAACAAAACGTCGTTATATGTGGAAGTTAGAATACTAA
- a CDS encoding choloylglycine hydrolase family protein, producing MCTSLSLGALDGSKFLARTMDFAFELNGQPTFLPENYEWISSFDKKTYTTDYAIMGTGAKYGNNYMVADGFNEYGLSAAELYFVNAAKYDDEPTAGKTNLVSEEFILWALGNNKNIEELRKNLENVRIIESDAGVMGQNQPLHFIFSDATGATYVLEPEGDGLILEEDKVGVMTNTPDYDWHKTNLANYLGTQTTGFKAKKFGDEEVIPAGSNGTFRLPGGFTAVDRFVRTAFIRNEIEEPKDAQQAVNTILHILDSVTVPRGINMKDNGEPSYTQYQTVLDLTNKIMYYVPYGNRTVFELKMTDDMIKNQKEPKEFEVALKQEFSSLN from the coding sequence ATGTGCACAAGTCTTAGTCTAGGAGCTTTGGATGGCTCAAAATTTTTAGCCAGAACAATGGATTTTGCGTTTGAGTTGAATGGTCAACCAACATTTTTGCCTGAAAACTATGAATGGATTTCTTCATTTGATAAAAAAACTTATACAACTGATTACGCCATCATGGGAACTGGTGCTAAATACGGTAATAACTATATGGTAGCCGATGGTTTCAATGAATATGGATTATCAGCTGCAGAATTGTATTTCGTTAATGCCGCTAAATACGATGATGAACCAACAGCAGGCAAAACTAACTTAGTTTCTGAAGAATTTATTCTTTGGGCCTTGGGTAACAATAAGAATATCGAAGAACTACGTAAAAATTTGGAAAACGTTCGAATCATTGAATCAGACGCTGGTGTTATGGGTCAAAACCAACCACTTCACTTTATCTTCAGCGATGCAACTGGAGCCACTTATGTCCTTGAACCAGAAGGCGACGGCTTAATTCTTGAAGAAGATAAAGTTGGCGTTATGACTAATACACCTGACTATGACTGGCACAAGACTAACTTGGCAAACTATTTGGGCACACAAACAACTGGCTTTAAAGCTAAAAAGTTTGGCGACGAAGAAGTTATTCCTGCCGGATCAAATGGTACTTTTAGATTACCTGGTGGTTTCACAGCGGTTGATCGTTTTGTTAGAACTGCTTTCATTCGTAATGAAATTGAAGAGCCTAAGGATGCTCAACAAGCTGTTAACACAATTTTGCACATTCTGGATAGTGTAACGGTTCCTCGTGGAATTAATATGAAAGATAATGGTGAACCAAGCTATACTCAATATCAAACTGTTTTGGACTTAACAAATAAAATTATGTATTACGTCCCATATGGTAATCGAACTGTCTTTGAGCTTAAGATGACTGATGATATGATTAAAAATCAAAAAGAACCAAAGGAATTTGAAGTTGCTCTGAAGCAAGAGTTTTCAAGTTTGAATTAG
- a CDS encoding PTS mannose/fructose/sorbose/N-acetylgalactosamine transporter subunit IIC — translation MLYKALILGIIGIIVVWDSRLFGRLNVEQPLIASTLVGIALGDVTKGLMVGATLELISLGLVNVGAAAPPDMAMGSIIASAFSILSGASAQTALTIAIPIAVLGQLLAIVIRMGMSSFNVMANRYIEEGKFKSATNLHIIWGLGLYAISYFVPIFVSIYFGTGLVKSIVAVIPTWLTNGLTVASAVLPAYGFALLLSTMLSKKMAPYFFIGFLITAYANTSVTGVALFAILIAIILDQIIYKDKSSSNDDDSLDSL, via the coding sequence ATGTTATATAAAGCACTGATATTAGGGATTATCGGTATTATCGTTGTTTGGGATTCGCGACTGTTTGGTCGTTTGAATGTTGAACAACCATTAATTGCAAGTACATTAGTCGGTATTGCTTTAGGTGATGTCACTAAAGGTTTAATGGTTGGTGCGACGCTTGAATTAATTTCATTAGGGCTAGTAAACGTTGGTGCAGCCGCTCCTCCAGATATGGCTATGGGTTCAATCATTGCTTCTGCATTTTCCATATTATCAGGAGCATCAGCACAAACTGCTTTAACAATTGCAATTCCAATTGCTGTTTTGGGTCAGTTATTAGCCATTGTAATCAGAATGGGGATGTCTTCGTTCAATGTTATGGCAAATCGCTACATTGAAGAAGGTAAGTTTAAATCAGCTACCAATTTACATATTATTTGGGGCCTTGGGTTATACGCCATAAGTTACTTCGTTCCCATTTTCGTTTCAATTTATTTTGGAACAGGTTTAGTAAAAAGTATTGTTGCGGTAATTCCAACTTGGTTAACAAATGGACTAACAGTTGCCAGTGCGGTCCTTCCAGCTTATGGATTTGCATTATTGCTTTCAACAATGCTTTCTAAAAAGATGGCACCATATTTCTTTATTGGTTTTCTAATTACAGCATATGCCAATACTAGTGTTACTGGAGTTGCCCTCTTCGCCATTCTTATAGCAATTATTTTGGATCAAATTATTTATAAAGATAAATCTTCTTCTAATGATGACGACTCATTAGATTCCTTATAG
- a CDS encoding PTS sugar transporter subunit IIB, with the protein MIKFCRIDHRLLHGQVIFSWTKSESIERIIVVDDTAANDEFKKMSLSLSKPTGVKLNIFSVDTAIKNISKIKKLPENVMLIFGNTDSTLAFVKEYQDIKEINYGGIPEKEGSKKFSNTIALTDKDIENSKALSEMGITLYMQQIPTTKRESLNDKL; encoded by the coding sequence ATGATCAAATTTTGTAGAATTGACCATCGTCTATTACATGGACAAGTTATTTTTTCTTGGACTAAGTCAGAGAGCATAGAGAGAATAATTGTTGTTGATGACACTGCAGCTAACGATGAATTCAAAAAAATGTCTCTAAGTTTATCAAAACCAACTGGAGTTAAATTAAATATTTTTTCAGTTGATACAGCGATTAAAAATATTTCTAAAATTAAGAAATTACCAGAGAATGTCATGTTGATTTTTGGAAACACTGATTCGACATTGGCTTTTGTTAAAGAATACCAAGATATTAAAGAAATAAATTATGGAGGTATTCCTGAAAAAGAAGGTTCTAAAAAATTTAGTAACACAATTGCTTTAACAGATAAGGATATTGAAAATTCTAAAGCTCTTAGTGAAATGGGTATAACCCTTTACATGCAACAAATCCCAACAACTAAGAGAGAATCTTTGAATGACAAATTATAA
- a CDS encoding PTS system mannose/fructose/sorbose family transporter subunit IID, with product MSDDKVMKKENNKKYWQFFWRSWAIQASWNYERQMNLGFLYGIAPTLNRIYKDPKDIDKKKEAYKRHLAFYNCTPQTSSFVLGLSASMEEQLAKNPDDFDPESISAVKSSLMGPLSGIGDSFFQGTVKVLAFGLGINFAQKGNILGPILALLICLVPAWLVTWYGAKWGYTAGNQFLSKLNSEGAMDRVMFIAGVVGLMVIGSMVSSMIPLTTPLHMGTTFKLQSTLNTIMPKLIPISLTMFMYWLIQKKVKTGWILAICIVGGILASVFGILKA from the coding sequence ATGTCAGATGATAAAGTCATGAAAAAAGAGAATAACAAAAAATATTGGCAATTCTTCTGGCGTTCTTGGGCTATTCAAGCCTCCTGGAATTATGAACGTCAAATGAACTTAGGATTTTTGTATGGGATTGCTCCTACACTAAATAGAATCTACAAAGATCCTAAGGATATAGATAAAAAGAAGGAAGCATATAAAAGACATCTAGCTTTTTATAACTGTACCCCTCAAACATCATCATTTGTATTGGGATTATCGGCATCTATGGAAGAACAATTGGCTAAGAATCCTGATGATTTTGATCCAGAGTCAATTAGTGCCGTTAAGTCCAGTTTAATGGGTCCTTTGTCTGGTATTGGAGACTCATTCTTTCAAGGAACAGTTAAGGTGTTGGCCTTTGGCTTAGGAATTAACTTTGCCCAAAAAGGAAATATTCTTGGACCTATTCTAGCGTTATTAATTTGTTTAGTTCCTGCTTGGTTAGTTACTTGGTATGGAGCTAAATGGGGATATACTGCTGGAAATCAATTTTTAAGCAAATTGAACTCTGAAGGTGCGATGGACAGAGTTATGTTCATTGCCGGAGTAGTTGGATTGATGGTAATTGGATCGATGGTTTCAAGTATGATCCCCCTAACTACACCATTACATATGGGAACAACGTTCAAGCTTCAATCAACACTTAATACCATAATGCCTAAATTAATACCGATTAGTTTGACAATGTTTATGTATTGGTTAATTCAAAAGAAAGTTAAAACAGGATGGATTTTAGCAATTTGTATCGTAGGCGGAATTTTAGCCAGTGTCTTTGGAATTTTGAAAGCTTAA
- a CDS encoding Dyp-type peroxidase: MTDIKQAQDVYKDAGESVIFATLLLNHTDQAAEKEAIAEFADLSNSIINSMRTRDPEAQASIAWGFGSDAWDYLFPSAPKPAQLNTFQEIKGPKYTAVSTPGDIFLHVRAKNMAVCYELMDQFMEILRPITDVEDETHGFRYLEGRAIIGFIDGTENPAGVESMDYTLIDEDEDPEFVNGSYAFAQKYIHNMEAWKNLSTDDQERAIGRHKFSDRELEDDEKLPNAHNVVSKDMKDDVEHKIVRMNVPYSDPAKDITGTYFIAYTKDFSITNRMLDGMFTKSDRLLDFSTPISGTLFFIPSKTTLEKIAEGEY; this comes from the coding sequence ATGACTGATATCAAACAAGCTCAAGACGTTTATAAGGATGCTGGTGAAAGTGTTATTTTTGCGACGCTTTTATTGAACCATACTGACCAAGCTGCTGAAAAAGAAGCAATTGCTGAATTTGCTGACTTATCTAACTCGATTATCAATAGTATGCGTACTCGTGACCCTGAAGCTCAGGCTAGTATTGCCTGGGGTTTTGGATCTGATGCATGGGATTATCTCTTTCCTAGCGCTCCTAAACCTGCACAATTGAATACTTTCCAAGAAATCAAAGGTCCCAAATATACGGCTGTATCTACACCTGGAGATATTTTCTTACATGTGCGCGCTAAAAATATGGCCGTTTGTTACGAATTAATGGATCAATTTATGGAAATATTGCGTCCTATTACTGATGTCGAAGATGAAACTCATGGTTTCCGATATCTCGAAGGCCGTGCAATTATTGGTTTTATTGACGGTACCGAAAATCCTGCTGGCGTCGAATCGATGGATTACACTTTAATTGATGAAGATGAGGACCCCGAATTTGTAAATGGTTCCTATGCATTTGCCCAAAAATATATTCATAATATGGAAGCTTGGAAAAACTTATCAACCGATGATCAGGAACGTGCCATTGGTCGTCATAAGTTTTCTGACCGTGAACTTGAAGATGATGAAAAATTGCCAAATGCTCATAATGTCGTATCTAAAGATATGAAAGATGATGTTGAACACAAAATTGTCCGCATGAATGTTCCTTATTCTGACCCAGCTAAAGATATTACGGGAACTTACTTCATTGCCTACACAAAAGATTTCTCAATTACCAATCGAATGTTGGATGGAATGTTTACTAAGAGTGATAGATTGTTAGATTTCAGTACACCGATTAGTGGTACATTGTTCTTCATCCCTTCAAAAACCACCTTAGAAAAAATTGCTGAAGGTGAATATTAG
- a CDS encoding GntR family transcriptional regulator, whose protein sequence is MADLVYQKIITSLKQAIDSGEFSDMRLPDERSLAESYSVSRSSIKRALGLMADQGIIFKKRGSGTFVNPLYLKQGSSFNYSGKNLGITDSFNANGQKPGVKVLSFEVVHPSKDLQDNLFLKSSEFVYAFKRLRLLDDVPFMIETGYIPIKLAPELSEQIASESIFNYVESELGKEVNKTYLTISAEPSDEEGKELLHLKDNEPVGLMEGIFFLDDGTPFEFSTMKLHYKYFKYDSFVDLANK, encoded by the coding sequence ATGGCCGATTTAGTTTATCAAAAAATTATTACATCATTAAAACAAGCAATCGATTCGGGTGAGTTTTCAGATATGCGTTTGCCTGATGAAAGATCACTTGCTGAAAGTTATAGCGTCAGCCGCAGTTCAATCAAGCGTGCATTAGGATTGATGGCTGATCAAGGAATCATTTTTAAAAAACGTGGTTCAGGAACCTTCGTTAATCCTTTGTATTTGAAACAAGGCTCATCATTCAATTACAGCGGTAAAAATCTAGGCATCACTGATAGTTTCAATGCCAACGGACAAAAACCAGGTGTCAAAGTATTGAGTTTTGAAGTGGTTCATCCAAGTAAAGATTTGCAAGATAATTTGTTCTTGAAATCGTCAGAATTCGTTTATGCCTTCAAACGTTTACGTTTACTTGATGACGTTCCTTTTATGATTGAAACAGGTTACATTCCCATCAAACTGGCACCAGAGTTGTCAGAACAAATTGCTTCCGAATCTATCTTCAATTATGTAGAATCAGAATTAGGTAAGGAAGTTAACAAAACATACTTAACAATTTCCGCCGAACCATCTGATGAAGAAGGTAAAGAACTGTTGCATTTGAAAGACAATGAACCCGTCGGGTTAATGGAAGGAATCTTTTTCTTAGACGACGGAACACCGTTCGAATTTTCAACCATGAAGTTACATTATAAGTATTTCAAGTACGATTCATTTGTTGATTTAGCAAATAAGTAA
- a CDS encoding sigma 54-interacting transcriptional regulator, whose product MSVNKMEKYLDKISQSALDSHDFKILETYNIAKKLKLSRSTVSRYLNAGYDEGIFSKIQTHPVKYISVEILNKYFVDIRLNYDNIEELLASKRKEQTINTDIFKSVIGSEGSLVNQIEEIKTATLYPGKGLPIMLMGPSGSGKTFLARKIYEYCLEKNLIRKSAKFQSLNCAQYFNNPELLSSLLFGYTKGAFTGAYQDTPGLIENADGGILFLDEVHRLTQSGQEKLFSFMDTGMYSPIGNDSIKRKASVRLIFATTEKLDSTFLPTFVRRIPVIVNIPSFSSRPQNEKIQLIDYFFMDESKVLKRKLCVSNQLINVLASADMEGNIGKLKNIIKYSSGNAYAKSVSDGKIDVNLSNIPANYYQNLIKYEKFDNESNDSSYYDYQNKVLPQHLNKIITIMKDIYSDTVSRIWSFLNNEVTQQQFINHINKNVDLLFDSILFHTEYKSHNDSEYEFLVYQIKSVFNFMEESYGYPKDGNQILAIATLLRSKNLQSVLKTNEIWNKNKNQIVNEIKIKFSQPYQVASRILKLLSDKMERDILQEDIMMVTLYVAKNEKNISNRTLHAVVVAHGYSTASSLANVANRMLKSNIFQSIDMPINTTTKDIESKLVDYVNTVNIDKGLVLLIDMGSLNQLGDGLNEKLNVPILMIDHVSTPLVLNVGTMILQNKGLNDIRNDVDINNVVSSKILLPHKKQKKAIITCCHSGMGSAVQIQEIIKNTLNKFNVDIEVLPYEFNKLSKNKQGELPFELYDVIAIVGTANPNISGIPYLSLDGLLSGEHIDQLIEILSNTKSIDYSELKNELLINFTIKRMISSITILDPTSLLKIVDNTVTKMEKLLSVQFETNKRVLLIIHEAGMVERLVRNEKVDSQPDLNQFIEEHKKMFELVHQSLTPMEEHYDVKVSKEEIRLIIEIILGDD is encoded by the coding sequence ATGTCGGTAAATAAAATGGAAAAATATTTGGATAAGATTTCCCAAAGTGCCTTGGATTCACATGATTTTAAAATTTTGGAAACTTATAATATTGCTAAAAAGTTAAAATTATCTCGAAGTACAGTCAGTCGATATTTAAATGCCGGTTATGATGAAGGAATATTTTCAAAAATTCAAACTCATCCGGTTAAATACATTTCTGTAGAAATTTTAAATAAATATTTTGTTGATATTAGATTGAATTATGACAATATAGAAGAATTATTAGCCTCTAAGAGAAAAGAACAGACCATTAATACAGATATATTCAAATCTGTAATTGGATCAGAGGGAAGTCTGGTAAACCAGATTGAGGAGATAAAAACTGCAACTCTCTATCCAGGAAAAGGATTGCCCATAATGTTGATGGGCCCCAGCGGTTCCGGTAAGACCTTTTTGGCTCGAAAAATATATGAGTATTGTCTAGAAAAGAATTTAATCAGAAAATCAGCAAAATTTCAGTCCTTAAATTGTGCCCAATACTTCAATAATCCAGAGCTATTATCTAGTTTGCTATTTGGATATACAAAAGGAGCCTTTACTGGTGCTTATCAGGATACTCCAGGACTTATCGAGAATGCTGATGGCGGTATATTGTTTTTGGATGAAGTTCATAGACTTACGCAAAGTGGTCAGGAAAAGCTTTTTTCATTTATGGATACAGGTATGTATTCACCTATTGGAAACGATAGTATCAAAAGAAAAGCCTCAGTGAGACTGATTTTTGCTACAACAGAAAAATTGGACTCTACGTTTTTACCCACATTTGTGAGAAGAATTCCAGTCATTGTTAATATTCCAAGTTTTAGTTCAAGACCGCAGAATGAAAAAATACAGCTTATTGACTATTTCTTTATGGACGAAAGCAAAGTGTTGAAGAGAAAGTTATGTGTCTCTAATCAACTTATTAATGTATTAGCATCTGCCGATATGGAAGGAAATATTGGTAAGTTAAAAAATATAATTAAATATTCCAGTGGTAATGCGTATGCAAAATCGGTAAGTGATGGGAAGATTGACGTTAATCTGTCTAATATTCCGGCTAATTATTATCAAAATTTAATTAAATATGAAAAATTTGATAATGAATCAAATGATTCATCTTATTATGATTATCAAAATAAGGTGTTGCCACAACATTTAAATAAAATCATTACTATCATGAAAGATATTTATAGTGATACCGTCAGTCGAATTTGGAGTTTTTTGAATAATGAGGTAACACAGCAACAATTTATAAATCATATTAATAAAAATGTTGATTTACTATTTGATAGTATTTTATTTCATACAGAGTACAAAAGTCATAATGATTCAGAATATGAGTTTTTGGTTTATCAGATAAAATCTGTGTTCAACTTTATGGAAGAAAGTTATGGTTATCCTAAAGATGGAAATCAAATATTGGCGATTGCTACTTTATTGAGATCGAAGAATTTACAATCAGTATTAAAGACAAATGAAATATGGAATAAAAATAAGAATCAGATTGTAAATGAAATTAAAATAAAATTTAGTCAGCCTTATCAAGTAGCCTCCAGAATATTAAAGCTTCTTTCTGACAAAATGGAGAGAGATATTCTACAAGAAGATATCATGATGGTTACGTTGTATGTCGCCAAAAACGAAAAAAATATTTCAAATCGTACTTTACATGCAGTTGTGGTTGCACATGGTTATTCCACTGCCAGTAGTTTGGCCAATGTGGCTAACAGAATGTTGAAGAGTAATATTTTTCAATCGATTGATATGCCAATAAATACAACTACCAAAGATATTGAGAGCAAGTTGGTTGATTATGTTAATACTGTTAATATCGATAAAGGCTTAGTCCTGTTAATTGATATGGGGTCATTAAATCAATTAGGTGATGGATTAAATGAAAAGCTAAATGTTCCTATCTTGATGATAGATCATGTCTCAACGCCTTTAGTACTAAATGTTGGTACAATGATTCTTCAGAATAAGGGATTAAATGATATTAGAAATGATGTTGATATTAATAATGTCGTAAGCAGTAAGATATTACTACCACATAAAAAGCAAAAGAAAGCAATTATAACTTGTTGTCATTCAGGAATGGGTAGTGCTGTACAAATTCAGGAAATAATTAAAAATACCCTTAATAAATTTAATGTTGATATTGAAGTTTTGCCGTATGAATTTAATAAATTGTCTAAGAATAAACAGGGCGAGCTTCCATTTGAACTTTATGATGTAATAGCTATCGTTGGAACAGCTAATCCTAATATTAGTGGAATTCCATATTTGTCATTGGATGGCCTTTTGTCTGGAGAGCACATTGATCAATTGATTGAAATTTTGAGCAATACGAAATCAATTGATTATTCTGAACTAAAGAATGAATTACTAATAAACTTTACGATAAAACGAATGATTTCTAGCATTACAATATTGGATCCAACTAGTTTGTTAAAAATTGTAGATAATACAGTTACAAAAATGGAAAAACTACTATCAGTTCAATTTGAAACTAATAAAAGAGTATTACTGATTATTCACGAGGCTGGTATGGTCGAAAGGCTAGTGAGAAATGAAAAAGTCGATAGTCAGCCGGATCTCAATCAGTTTATTGAAGAACACAAAAAGATGTTTGAATTGGTACATCAGTCATTAACGCCAATGGAAGAACATTATGATGTGAAAGTAAGCAAAGAAGAAATAAGATTAATTATTGAAATTATTTTAGGGGACGATTAA